Proteins co-encoded in one Nicotiana sylvestris chromosome 7, ASM39365v2, whole genome shotgun sequence genomic window:
- the LOC138873424 gene encoding uncharacterized protein translates to MFRITSKLKLYGETITDYDMLVKMFTTFHASNMVLQKQYREKGFKKYSELISLLLVAKLNNDLLMRNHENRPTGSTPLPEVDNYQKWKGKDEKPKANGSETECYRRGGKGHWANICRTPRHLV, encoded by the coding sequence atgttcagaattacttctaaattgaaactctATGGAGAAACTATCACTGACTATGATATGCTTGTAAAAATGTTTACAACAtttcatgcctccaatatggtcCTGCAAAAGCAGTACAGAGAGAAAGGTTTCAAGAAGTACTCTGagttgatttctcttctccttGTGGCTAAACTAAATAATGACTTGCTCATGAGAAATCACGAAAATCGACCCACTGGGTCCACACCATTGCCTGAAGTAGATAACTACCAAAAGTGGAAAGGGAAAGATGAGAAGCCAAAGGCAAATGGTTCAGAAACTGAATGTTATCGTCGCGGTGGAAAAGGGCATTGGGCAAATATTTGTCGTACACCAAGACATTTGGTTTAG